CGATCGCGCACGACGACGTCCTCTACGTCCCCCAGCGGCCGACCGAGGTCTTCGTGCTCGGCGAGGTGCGCAAGCCCGGCCCTCTGCGCTACGTGCCGTCCTGGACCGTCGGCCAGTACCTGGCCCTGGCCGGCGGCGTCGGCGACAAGGGGAGCGAGGGCAAGCTGCACGTGGTGGACGCGAGCGGCGAGAGCCGCCGCGTCACCCGCACGGACAACCTGCACCGCGGGGACGTGCTCGTGGTGGGCCGCTCGAACCTGTCGATCTTCTCCGAGGTGCTGCTCACCGCCGCCTCCCTGAGCGGGCTCATCCTGGCGATCAACGCCCTGGCGAAGTGATGGCGGTGCTGGTCACCGGCGCCGAGGGCATGCTCGGGCGACGGCTGGTCGAGGAAGCGGCGCGCCGCGGGCACCGCGTGATCGGCCTGGATCGCCCCGGCTTCGAACTGGGGCGCCCGGAGGAGGCGGCGGCCCAGATCGCGGCGGCGCGGCCGGCGCTGGTGATCCACGGGGCGGCGCTGACGGACGTCGACGGCTGCGAGGCGCAGGCCGCGCTCGCGCTGGCGATCAACGGCGAGGCGAGCGGTGCCGTCGCCGAGGCCGCGCGGCGAGCCGGTGCGCGCTGCTACTACGTCAGCACGGACTACGTCTTCGACGGTCTCAAGACGACGCCCTACCTCGAGGACGATCGGCCGCACCCGGCCAGCGCCTATGGGCGCTCCAAGCTGCTCGGCGAGACGCGGGTGCTCGCCGCGGGCGGCAGCGTGATTCGCCTCAGCTGGTCCTTCGGGCCGGACGGGAGGAACTTCGTCGCCACCATCGTGGGGCTGCTGCAGCAGGGCCGCGCGCTGACGGTGGTCGCCGACCAGGTCGGCTCGCCCACCTACACGCGCGACGCGGCGGCGGCGATCCTCGACCTCGCCGCGGCCGGCGGCGAGGGCGTCTTCCACTGCTGCAATGCGGGGGAGACGAGCTGGTACGGCTTCGCGCGGGCGATCGCGGCGGGGATCGGCCGGGATCCGGCCCAGGTCAGCCCCTGCACCACGGCCGAGTATCCGCGGCCGGCGCCGCGGCCGGCGAACAGCCGCCTCGGCGGCGAGCGTTTGGCGGCGCTGCGCGGGCGCTCGCTGCCGGCCTGGGAGGACGCGCTCGCGCGCTACCTGAAGGAGCAGGCATGGCTGGCGAACTGAAGGCGATCTACGCCGAGCACCTGGCCGGGCACCGCGCGCTCTTCGCGCAGCTGGACGGCCTGGCGCCCCTCGTCGAGGCGGCCGGCGCCCGTCTGGCGGCGGCGCTCGCGGCCGGCGGCAGCGTCTGGCTGGCCGGCAACGGCGGCAGCGCGGCCGACGCCCAGCACATCGCCGCCGAGATGGAGGGCCGCCTCGAGCGCGAGCGCCCCGCCCGCGCCGTGCACAGCCTGGCCGCCAATGGCTCCACGCTGAGCTCGGTGGGCAACGACTACGGCTTCGAGGCGATCTTCGCCCGCCAGATTGCGGGCTTCGTGCGGCCGGGCGACCTCGTCGTCCTCATCTCGACCAGCGGCCGGAGCCCGAACCTGCTGCGCGCCGCCGAGGCGGCGCGGGAGCGGGGTATCGGCGTCATCGGCCTGCTCGGCAAGGGCGGCGGGCCGCTGGCCGCGCTCTGCGAGATCGCGATCGTCGTCCCCAGCGAGGACACCCAGTGGATCCAGGAGGCACACGCGCTGGTCGGCCACGTGCTGTGCAAGCTGATCGATCGCCTGCTGCCGGGTCCCCCGCCCGCCGGAGCCTGACGCGATGAAGGTGGCCCTGGTCCACGATTGGCTGACGGGGATGCGGGGCGGCGAGAAGGTGCTGGAGCTGCTCCTGGAGCCCTTCCCCGGCGCTCCCCTCTATACGCTGCTCCACGTGCCGGGCAGCGTCAGTCCGGCGATCGAGGCGCACCCGATCCGCACGGCCTTCATCCAGCGCCTGCCGCAGGCCGCGCGGCGGTATCGCCACTACCTGCCGCTTTTCCCCGCCGCCATCGAGGGCCTGGACCTGGGCGACTACGAGCTCGTCCTCTCCTCGAGCCACTGCGTGGCCAAGGGCGTGCGGACCGCGGCCGGCGCGCGCCACCTCTGTTACTGCCACGCGCCGATGCGCTACGCCTGGGATCAGTACGAGGCCTACTTCGGCGAGCGGCGGGACTTCCTGGGCCGCTTCGTCCTGCCGCGGGCGATGGCGCGGCTGCGCGCCTGGGACCGCCGCACGGCCGGTCGCGCCCAGCGCTACCTCGCCAACAGCGAGAACGTGCGGCGCAAGCTGATCGCGTTCTGGGGCCTGCCGCCCGAGCGCGTGCGCGTCCTCCACCCGCCGGTCGACACCGATTTCTACACGCCGGGGCCGCCCGCTGCGGCCGCGCCCGCCGCCGCGGCGGGAGGGGACTACTACCTGATCGTCTCCGCCCTCGTGCCCTACAAGCGCCTCGACCTCGCGCTGGCCGCCTTTCGCGGGGGCCGGCGGCGCCTGCTCGTCGCGGGCGACGGCCCGGACGCGGCGCGCCTGCGCGCGCTCGCAGCGGGCGACCCCGCGATCGCCTTCCTCGGCCGCCTGGACGACGACGCGCTGCGCGCTCTCTACCGCGGGGCGCGCGCCTTCATCCTGCCGGGCGAGGAGGACTTCGGCATCACGCCGCTCGAGGCGCAGGCCTGCGGCGCGCCCGTCATCGCGCTGGGGGCCGGCGGCGCCCTGGAGACCGTGCGCGAGGGCGAGACGGGGCTCTTCTTCGCCGAGCGCAGCGCGGAGAGCCTGCGGGGCGCCCTCGCGCGCCTGGAGGCGCGCGCCTGGGACCCGGCGCTGGCGCGCGCCCAGGCCGAGCGTTTCGCCAAGGCGCGCTTCCGGGAGATCTTCCGCCGCGAGCTGGCGGACTTCCTGGAGGGGCGCTGGTGAGCGCCGAGCGAGGGCCGCGGCTCCTGCGCACGCGCAAGGGGGACATGCTCTTTCCGAGCCTGCTCCTCCTGGGCGACCTGGCGGCGGTCTTCGGCGCGGCGCTGGCGACCTACGGCCTGCGCTTCGCGAGCGGGCTCTTCCCGACGCCCCTGGGGGTGCCGGCCTTCAGCGTCTATCTGCTAGCGGGGGGATCGACGGCCTTGGTCTGCGCGAGCGTCTTCTACCAGCGCGGGCACTACGCGGCG
The bacterium genome window above contains:
- a CDS encoding SIS domain-containing protein; translation: MKAIYAEHLAGHRALFAQLDGLAPLVEAAGARLAAALAAGGSVWLAGNGGSAADAQHIAAEMEGRLERERPARAVHSLAANGSTLSSVGNDYGFEAIFARQIAGFVRPGDLVVLISTSGRSPNLLRAAEAARERGIGVIGLLGKGGGPLAALCEIAIVVPSEDTQWIQEAHALVGHVLCKLIDRLLPGPPPAGA
- a CDS encoding glycosyltransferase family 4 protein, whose amino-acid sequence is MKVALVHDWLTGMRGGEKVLELLLEPFPGAPLYTLLHVPGSVSPAIEAHPIRTAFIQRLPQAARRYRHYLPLFPAAIEGLDLGDYELVLSSSHCVAKGVRTAAGARHLCYCHAPMRYAWDQYEAYFGERRDFLGRFVLPRAMARLRAWDRRTAGRAQRYLANSENVRRKLIAFWGLPPERVRVLHPPVDTDFYTPGPPAAAAPAAAAGGDYYLIVSALVPYKRLDLALAAFRGGRRRLLVAGDGPDAARLRALAAGDPAIAFLGRLDDDALRALYRGARAFILPGEEDFGITPLEAQACGAPVIALGAGGALETVREGETGLFFAERSAESLRGALARLEARAWDPALARAQAERFAKARFREIFRRELADFLEGRW
- the rfbD gene encoding dTDP-4-dehydrorhamnose reductase, whose translation is MAVLVTGAEGMLGRRLVEEAARRGHRVIGLDRPGFELGRPEEAAAQIAAARPALVIHGAALTDVDGCEAQAALALAINGEASGAVAEAARRAGARCYYVSTDYVFDGLKTTPYLEDDRPHPASAYGRSKLLGETRVLAAGGSVIRLSWSFGPDGRNFVATIVGLLQQGRALTVVADQVGSPTYTRDAAAAILDLAAAGGEGVFHCCNAGETSWYGFARAIAAGIGRDPAQVSPCTTAEYPRPAPRPANSRLGGERLAALRGRSLPAWEDALARYLKEQAWLAN